In one window of Leptospira sp. WS92.C1 DNA:
- the cutA gene encoding divalent-cation tolerance protein CutA — translation MEPRFVYITTKNEKEALKIGKILVEERLAACANILPKMKSIYHWEKKLTISNEAVLILKTKSALMTELTLRIKSLHSYSVPCVVSLPILEGNRDYLSWILAETLPE, via the coding sequence TTGGAACCGAGATTCGTTTACATAACTACAAAAAATGAAAAAGAAGCTTTAAAAATCGGAAAAATTTTGGTCGAGGAAAGATTGGCCGCCTGCGCAAACATTCTCCCTAAGATGAAATCCATCTACCACTGGGAAAAAAAACTAACAATTTCCAACGAAGCAGTTCTGATCTTAAAGACAAAAAGCGCTCTGATGACCGAACTTACGCTGAGAATAAAATCCTTACACAGCTATTCCGTTCCCTGCGTAGTAAGCCTTCCCATTTTGGAGGGAAATCGGGATTATCTTTCCTGGATACTTGCAGAAACTCTTCCCGAATAA
- a CDS encoding OmpA family protein, whose amino-acid sequence MKRTPQFITRSFCGKFLWDRLHSFFLLFLLANLLLIFSLVAEEPEKVLFRWKLTPGETVELNEYHRVQLVSQGRKIKREDKNRILLQTLSCQDQACLIEGFFDTYSRFPEVDPAFRKDKTFKSKFQITEIGQYRVPPQYSMPNLRSLPSFSEKPVSVGEEWTQPATESFQFPGGRVMITVHAKYKYHGLDQWQFQKLSGTADRIEYNYTLFYDSQTEKEGVPFKIYGFARGMVYFDRDLGIPQYKRIQLAYTFVYANGMTQEMSFDIHGVYNKNLKLTDIDKDKFAEEIRKVLAGELPTGIDSGTAPKKNQKVKPSREGLSWPEEEANQTKPETEKPSGPPVEIRRTDEGIAISLNSVLFDYNSSELKEEAKLELEKIASVLKKYSNREIRISGHTDNSGGEEYNRKLSRERALSVLKELRDKQDLDEKRMSYEGYGKSKPIADNSSLEGRQKNRRVDITIVME is encoded by the coding sequence ATGAAGAGAACTCCACAATTCATAACTAGATCATTTTGCGGAAAGTTCCTTTGGGATCGATTGCACTCTTTTTTTCTATTATTTCTTTTAGCAAATCTCTTGTTGATTTTTTCCCTTGTCGCCGAGGAACCGGAAAAGGTTCTATTCCGATGGAAGCTGACCCCCGGAGAAACCGTGGAACTAAACGAATATCATAGGGTTCAGTTGGTGAGTCAGGGAAGAAAGATTAAGAGAGAAGATAAAAATCGGATTCTTTTACAGACTCTATCTTGTCAGGATCAAGCTTGTCTAATCGAAGGATTTTTTGATACCTATAGTCGTTTTCCGGAAGTGGATCCGGCGTTTCGCAAAGACAAAACGTTTAAAAGCAAATTTCAAATCACCGAGATCGGGCAATATAGAGTTCCGCCGCAATATAGCATGCCAAATCTTCGATCTTTACCCAGCTTTTCCGAAAAACCGGTAAGTGTAGGAGAGGAATGGACTCAACCGGCCACGGAAAGTTTTCAATTTCCCGGCGGTAGGGTGATGATCACCGTACACGCAAAATACAAGTATCACGGCCTCGATCAGTGGCAGTTTCAAAAACTTTCAGGTACCGCGGATAGAATTGAATATAATTACACTCTGTTTTACGATTCTCAAACCGAAAAGGAAGGCGTTCCTTTTAAAATTTACGGTTTTGCGAGGGGAATGGTTTACTTTGATAGAGACCTTGGAATTCCCCAATACAAAAGAATTCAGCTTGCTTACACGTTTGTTTATGCAAACGGAATGACTCAGGAAATGTCCTTCGATATTCATGGAGTATATAATAAAAATTTAAAGTTAACCGATATAGATAAAGATAAGTTTGCAGAAGAGATTCGCAAGGTTTTGGCCGGAGAACTTCCTACGGGAATCGATTCGGGAACCGCTCCGAAAAAAAATCAGAAAGTAAAACCGTCTCGAGAGGGACTTTCTTGGCCGGAAGAAGAGGCGAATCAAACCAAACCTGAAACTGAAAAACCTTCTGGTCCTCCGGTTGAAATTCGAAGAACAGATGAGGGAATCGCAATCTCTTTAAACTCTGTGCTTTTTGATTACAACAGTTCCGAACTCAAGGAAGAGGCAAAATTGGAACTGGAAAAGATCGCTTCTGTTCTGAAAAAATACAGTAATCGGGAAATCAGAATCAGCGGTCATACCGATAATTCAGGCGGCGAGGAATACAACCGAAAACTTTCCAGAGAACGTGCGCTTTCCGTTCTCAAAGAACTCAGAGACAAACAAGATTTGGATGAAAAACGTATGTCTTACGAGGGGTATGGAAAATCAAAACCGATTGCGGATAACTCTTCTCTCGAAGGCAGACAAAAAAATCGTAGAGTGGATATCACCATCGTGATGGAATGA
- a CDS encoding homoserine dehydrogenase, translating to MESIRIGLIGAGTVGSGVIEILKKESNSYRENFGLDLVLAAVCTRTPEKVKKELQNFPSCKIEPDYQKIVKDPAIDVVLELVGGTDVAYTIVNNALKNGKTVITANKALISQKGEELFALAEANRVEIGIEASVAGAIPVIRSIKTGLGSDSFLSLYGILNGTTNFILSKMELEHLDYSEALKIAQELGFAEKDPTFDVEGIDTAHKISILGSLAFSQKIPLQSVQIEGITKISGLDIQFAGELGYRIKLLGLVRKIADKIEARVQPVMIPVKHPFANIMDEMNAVYYQTVYAGPGMFVGKGAGSLPTASSIVSDILYYGSRRNKGMISEKNLFPEAVISEANGALVRYYLRFTTVDQPGVLSEISKVLGDHGISISSVRQNEVEKEPVEVVVITHPATEENIKKSLKIIDGLSLIRHASVAIRLEDKF from the coding sequence ATGGAAAGCATTCGTATAGGATTGATCGGAGCCGGGACCGTAGGATCGGGAGTCATCGAAATTTTAAAAAAGGAAAGTAATTCCTATCGCGAAAATTTTGGATTGGATCTTGTCCTTGCCGCCGTTTGCACCCGAACTCCCGAAAAGGTCAAAAAAGAATTACAAAACTTCCCGAGTTGCAAGATAGAACCCGACTATCAGAAAATCGTAAAGGATCCCGCAATCGACGTAGTCTTAGAGCTCGTCGGAGGAACCGATGTCGCCTATACGATCGTAAATAACGCTTTAAAAAACGGGAAAACGGTAATTACCGCAAACAAAGCGCTGATCTCGCAAAAAGGGGAAGAACTCTTTGCGTTAGCGGAAGCAAATCGTGTAGAGATCGGAATCGAAGCTTCGGTTGCGGGTGCAATTCCGGTGATCCGTTCCATCAAAACCGGGCTTGGCTCCGACTCTTTTCTTTCACTCTACGGAATTTTAAACGGTACTACGAATTTTATTCTCTCCAAGATGGAACTCGAACATCTCGATTACTCCGAAGCTTTAAAAATCGCGCAAGAACTCGGCTTTGCCGAAAAGGATCCGACCTTTGACGTGGAAGGAATCGATACGGCTCACAAGATCAGCATCTTAGGAAGTTTGGCATTCTCTCAAAAAATTCCTTTACAGAGCGTTCAAATCGAAGGTATAACAAAGATTAGTGGATTGGACATTCAATTCGCCGGCGAGTTGGGTTATCGAATCAAACTCTTGGGATTGGTTCGAAAGATTGCCGATAAAATCGAAGCAAGAGTTCAACCGGTTATGATTCCCGTAAAACATCCCTTTGCAAACATTATGGACGAGATGAATGCGGTTTATTACCAAACAGTCTATGCAGGTCCCGGAATGTTTGTCGGAAAAGGGGCGGGTTCCTTACCTACTGCGTCTTCGATTGTTTCTGATATTTTGTATTACGGTTCTCGAAGAAATAAAGGAATGATTTCCGAAAAAAATTTGTTTCCGGAGGCAGTGATTTCGGAAGCAAACGGCGCCCTGGTTCGGTATTATCTCAGATTTACAACCGTAGATCAGCCCGGAGTACTTTCTGAAATTTCCAAGGTATTGGGAGATCACGGAATCTCGATCTCCTCCGTGAGACAAAATGAAGTAGAAAAAGAACCGGTAGAGGTTGTTGTAATTACGCATCCCGCTACAGAAGAAAATATAAAAAAATCATTGAAGATCATCGACGGATTGTCTTTAATCCGACATGCATCGGTTGCAATTCGTTTAGAGGATAAATTTTAG
- a CDS encoding SpoIIE family protein phosphatase translates to MVNNASKTVQKGSFRKLIVFLLFFITIPIFAFPIVLTKDWKITSGKNLNSILDNNSWKELNSLPIPKSLLNSFSLPEHTIHTFTLLKTFEISKEEMQEPMLDGLSVHFPLFTNVYEIYFNGEKIGEGGAIVGGKIVRNGFKRHVIIPIPENRVKVGKNEIRVVLSADPGEELNAYASFNSTPPMLDLQSRNTLILSERSTLMLLFLYLLVGFYHFLFYFKRTQDKYNLYFGLFSILLSFYIYLRSNAVYELNLDPFLQMKMEYIVVFNIPTFFLLFLDTFFESKISSISKFYRFFALGITSLIPFSSRVFCLLLLQIWQFSIFVFAVYSLYIMVKALIQKNQDSVRLFSGFIILLVAAIADLIGSMQLLPFLENYGLLKYGFFTFELGIVFILANRFLRVHNEVEELNRDLDFKVKERTGQLQDTLNQIQELKVQQDGDYFLTSLLLDPLNQHQVRNRSIIVEGYSRQKKHFEFKQWKKEIGGDIIIADEIFLKDREYLAFVNGDAMGKSMQGAGGALVLGVVFRSFLARTKNDFSYKNKPPELWLKECFSELQNLFESFDGSMMVSVVIGLVDIRSGILYFLNAEHPWSVLFRDGIASFIEDKLELRKIGITGLESKMKIKTFFLEKGDSIFIASDGRDDLLLGTDVDGARLINEDESQFLKRVEESKGDVGLLVQGLRNFGELTDDLSILKLSYLTNPIRFDSVIKIGSDVFPDETYLQYFHAENWEDALHYLKTLKNRIDDDIPPAFKKELAKVYYKTEKYEESLILLEGLIEEFPEDIETMFLTSLIYKRFQKFKQAVELGERILLREPDFLNNVAHLAESYFFIHKQDVALKLLEKVDQLDPTNSHAQKVRIQLNKPFPDHRNG, encoded by the coding sequence ATGGTGAATAACGCTTCTAAAACGGTTCAAAAAGGCTCGTTTCGAAAACTGATCGTATTTCTATTATTTTTCATAACGATTCCCATTTTTGCGTTTCCGATTGTTTTGACAAAGGATTGGAAAATCACCTCCGGTAAAAATCTAAATTCCATCCTTGACAACAATTCTTGGAAAGAGTTGAACTCTCTTCCAATTCCAAAATCCCTTCTGAATTCTTTTTCCCTTCCAGAGCATACGATTCATACGTTTACCTTACTCAAGACATTCGAAATTTCAAAAGAGGAAATGCAAGAGCCTATGTTGGACGGACTCTCCGTTCACTTCCCTCTATTTACAAACGTCTATGAAATCTATTTTAACGGGGAAAAGATAGGAGAGGGTGGCGCTATCGTCGGCGGCAAAATTGTAAGAAACGGATTTAAACGTCATGTGATTATACCGATTCCCGAAAATCGTGTCAAAGTCGGAAAGAATGAAATCAGAGTTGTTCTCTCCGCGGATCCCGGTGAAGAATTGAACGCCTACGCGAGTTTCAATTCCACTCCTCCGATGCTCGATCTTCAGTCTCGGAATACGTTGATTTTATCCGAACGCTCTACTTTGATGCTTTTATTTTTATATCTTCTCGTTGGGTTTTATCATTTTCTATTTTATTTCAAACGCACTCAAGATAAATACAATCTATACTTTGGTCTTTTTTCAATTTTGCTTTCTTTTTATATTTATCTTCGCAGTAACGCGGTTTACGAGTTAAACCTGGATCCATTTTTACAAATGAAAATGGAATACATAGTGGTTTTTAACATTCCCACATTTTTCCTCTTGTTTTTGGATACGTTTTTTGAATCCAAGATAAGTTCGATATCGAAATTTTATCGATTTTTTGCGTTAGGAATCACTTCTTTGATTCCGTTTTCTAGCAGAGTTTTTTGCCTCCTTTTACTTCAGATTTGGCAGTTTTCGATATTCGTATTCGCTGTTTATTCGCTTTACATTATGGTGAAGGCTTTGATCCAAAAGAATCAGGATTCAGTCCGTTTGTTTAGTGGATTTATCATTCTCTTGGTCGCGGCAATTGCGGATCTTATAGGTTCGATGCAATTGCTTCCCTTTTTGGAAAATTACGGGCTTCTAAAATACGGTTTTTTTACTTTTGAACTCGGGATCGTCTTTATTCTCGCAAATCGATTCTTGAGAGTTCATAACGAAGTGGAGGAGCTAAATCGGGATCTGGATTTCAAAGTAAAAGAAAGAACCGGTCAGTTGCAGGATACCTTAAATCAGATACAGGAACTCAAGGTTCAACAGGACGGCGATTATTTTCTGACTTCTTTGCTACTGGATCCTCTAAATCAACATCAAGTTCGAAACCGATCGATCATTGTCGAAGGTTACAGTCGTCAGAAAAAACATTTCGAATTTAAACAATGGAAAAAAGAAATCGGAGGGGACATTATCATCGCCGACGAAATTTTTTTAAAAGATAGGGAGTATCTTGCATTTGTAAACGGGGACGCGATGGGAAAATCAATGCAAGGTGCGGGAGGAGCGCTCGTATTGGGTGTGGTATTCCGTTCCTTTTTGGCTAGAACAAAAAACGATTTTTCCTATAAGAACAAACCTCCCGAACTATGGCTCAAGGAATGTTTTTCGGAACTTCAGAATCTATTCGAATCCTTTGACGGATCGATGATGGTTTCTGTAGTAATCGGCTTGGTGGATATCAGATCAGGAATTCTATATTTTCTAAACGCAGAACATCCTTGGAGTGTTCTTTTTAGAGACGGGATTGCTTCTTTTATCGAAGACAAATTAGAACTTCGTAAAATAGGAATCACCGGTTTGGAAAGTAAGATGAAGATAAAGACTTTTTTTCTTGAAAAAGGGGATTCTATCTTTATCGCTTCCGATGGAAGGGACGATCTTTTGTTGGGAACCGACGTCGATGGAGCACGACTGATCAACGAAGACGAATCTCAATTTTTAAAACGAGTGGAAGAATCCAAGGGAGACGTGGGTTTACTTGTGCAGGGACTTCGAAACTTTGGAGAACTCACGGACGATTTGAGTATTCTAAAATTGAGTTATCTTACTAATCCGATTCGTTTTGATTCCGTTATCAAAATTGGTTCTGACGTATTTCCGGATGAAACCTATCTCCAATATTTTCATGCTGAGAATTGGGAAGACGCATTGCATTATCTAAAAACCTTAAAGAATAGAATCGACGATGATATTCCTCCCGCTTTTAAAAAAGAATTGGCGAAAGTATATTATAAAACTGAAAAATACGAAGAATCTCTTATCTTATTGGAAGGTTTGATCGAAGAATTTCCGGAAGACATTGAAACTATGTTTCTAACGTCTTTGATTTATAAAAGATTTCAAAAATTCAAACAAGCAGTGGAATTGGGAGAGCGAATTCTTTTGAGAGAACCCGATTTCTTAAACAACGTGGCTCATCTTGCGGAATCTTATTTTTTTATACACAAACAGGACGTCGCGCTTAAACTTCTCGAAAAGGTAGATCAATTGGATCCAACCAATTCTCACGCACAAAAAGTTAGGATCCAATTGAATAAACCGTTTCCAGATCATAGAAACGGTTAA
- a CDS encoding GNAT family N-acetyltransferase — translation MKPDLSEIAQNYVDLHRVFSKLLDAKILDRKSFVFYANPDSDWFTRIILKKNPDPQILKAELEELRKLGYKSDILDFLNIRDHEPILNQIGYDSCNEQVGMFLSGNPNYKNENVISSKLDFRKIRDKNELKVWLKIVNESFHSDDRENLYLRLLSVESFSVYAGFFKNTLVTTGMTFYNGRSYGLYSITTDPQYRGFGYASEIVRFILNQIRSEFSGIVILHATDMGKGIYKKLGFEKSILLRHWSSGATPLEAGKLTE, via the coding sequence ATGAAACCCGATCTCTCCGAAATTGCTCAAAATTATGTGGATCTGCATCGTGTTTTTTCCAAACTTCTCGATGCAAAGATTTTGGATCGGAAAAGTTTTGTTTTTTATGCCAATCCGGACTCCGATTGGTTCACAAGAATCATATTGAAAAAAAATCCGGATCCGCAGATTTTGAAAGCCGAGCTCGAAGAGCTTAGAAAGTTAGGATACAAATCGGATATTTTAGATTTTCTGAATATAAGAGATCATGAACCGATTTTGAATCAAATCGGATACGATTCCTGCAACGAACAGGTAGGAATGTTTTTATCCGGAAATCCGAATTACAAAAACGAAAATGTAATTTCGTCAAAACTCGATTTTCGAAAAATCCGGGACAAAAATGAACTCAAGGTTTGGCTCAAAATCGTAAATGAATCTTTTCATTCGGATGATCGAGAGAATTTATATCTCCGTCTTTTGAGCGTGGAGTCATTTTCGGTTTACGCCGGTTTTTTTAAAAACACGTTAGTCACTACTGGGATGACGTTTTACAACGGTCGATCTTATGGATTGTATTCGATTACCACGGATCCTCAGTATCGTGGGTTCGGCTATGCTTCCGAGATCGTTCGTTTTATCTTAAATCAAATTCGATCCGAGTTTTCGGGAATCGTGATTCTTCATGCAACCGATATGGGAAAGGGAATTTACAAAAAGTTAGGATTCGAAAAATCAATTCTTCTTCGGCACTGGAGCTCAGGCGCAACTCCGTTGGAAGCGGGAAAATTGACAGAATAG
- a CDS encoding patatin-like phospholipase family protein, translating to MHIHVKQKFTALTFNSAFFGFYAHAGFAKGLSEIGFCPSKITGCSSGALIGSLVAAGIPTDIMTDLILSLKKKDFWEGNLITNFVKPIRKGLKNYSGILSGKKIKELLRPHLGHQKIEDLKIPMGVSVSNLTKEIRELKTKGDLIDQILASMTFPFLFEIQKLGEEEFIDGGVADQEPIKELILDKSIRKIVVHSVRTQKTPSERAMIRAFHSSVQIIENETRELKELLAKQYKKQILRIETVTPYIDANQLKHGKKALEEGRLNAHHWKKKILASV from the coding sequence ATTCATATTCACGTTAAACAAAAATTTACGGCTCTCACTTTCAATTCCGCTTTTTTCGGATTTTATGCCCATGCAGGTTTTGCAAAAGGACTTTCTGAAATCGGATTTTGTCCCTCTAAAATCACAGGATGCAGTTCCGGGGCGTTGATAGGCTCTCTTGTCGCGGCCGGCATACCGACCGATATAATGACGGATCTGATTTTAAGTCTAAAAAAAAAGGATTTCTGGGAAGGAAATCTGATCACTAATTTCGTAAAACCGATCCGCAAAGGATTAAAGAATTATTCCGGAATCTTATCCGGTAAAAAAATCAAAGAATTGTTAAGACCCCATTTAGGTCATCAAAAGATAGAAGACCTCAAAATACCGATGGGGGTTTCCGTATCCAATCTTACTAAAGAAATCAGAGAACTCAAAACAAAGGGAGATCTGATCGATCAGATTCTGGCGTCGATGACGTTTCCGTTTTTATTTGAAATTCAAAAATTAGGCGAAGAAGAGTTTATTGACGGAGGTGTTGCGGATCAGGAACCAATCAAAGAATTGATTTTAGACAAATCGATTCGTAAGATCGTAGTCCACAGCGTTCGAACCCAAAAAACTCCTTCCGAAAGAGCGATGATTCGCGCGTTTCATTCCTCCGTTCAAATTATCGAAAACGAAACGAGAGAGTTGAAGGAACTTCTTGCAAAACAATATAAAAAACAAATTTTGAGAATTGAAACGGTCACCCCGTATATAGATGCAAATCAACTCAAACACGGAAAAAAAGCTCTGGAGGAAGGAAGACTCAACGCCCATCACTGGAAAAAAAAGATTCTCGCTTCGGTTTAG
- a CDS encoding amidohydrolase family protein: MIKKISGRIVTHERDFHGTVEWDPTTGWIQSVTEGLELDVVENETKNEVWFDPNKTVIFPGFGDIHVHAREDESGKHMYKEDFLSASAAAINGGVVHIADMPNNPVPPVDEKTYSKKRILADKSPIHITLYAGIGPNTKPLKESVPYKVFMGPSIGELFFHNNQTLEDTIQNYKGENISFHCEDPEILERHQDETLHEDRRPAEAETMATDFALYLIEKYDLRGKLCHYSTGDGLNKIKAAKKKGLKITCEVTPTHLFFDKSMLTAENRHWFQMNPPLRDKKDREKMLEGIKEGWIDYLATDHAPHSIEEKQKGTSGISQLDTYSLFVTWLILKEGVDLKTIARICAKNPGDFVNEYLPKKYGKGFGKIEPGYAANFTVLNLKQSKTFQKKEIKSKSAWSPFENFTFPGSLEAVYFMGKSVKS; this comes from the coding sequence ATGATCAAAAAAATATCCGGTAGAATCGTCACACACGAGCGAGATTTTCACGGAACGGTGGAATGGGATCCGACAACGGGATGGATCCAGTCGGTTACGGAAGGATTGGAATTGGATGTCGTCGAAAACGAGACAAAAAACGAAGTATGGTTTGATCCGAATAAAACGGTGATTTTTCCGGGCTTTGGCGACATTCATGTCCACGCAAGGGAAGACGAGAGCGGAAAACATATGTATAAGGAGGATTTTTTATCCGCGAGTGCGGCCGCGATTAACGGAGGTGTGGTTCATATTGCCGATATGCCAAACAATCCGGTGCCTCCGGTGGACGAAAAAACATATTCAAAAAAACGAATTCTTGCGGATAAGTCGCCGATTCACATAACGTTGTATGCAGGAATCGGACCGAATACAAAACCGTTGAAAGAATCCGTTCCGTATAAGGTTTTTATGGGCCCGAGTATCGGGGAATTGTTTTTTCACAACAATCAAACGCTGGAAGACACGATCCAAAATTATAAGGGTGAGAATATAAGCTTTCATTGCGAGGATCCGGAGATTCTCGAAAGACATCAGGACGAAACATTACACGAAGACCGAAGACCCGCTGAAGCGGAGACGATGGCGACGGACTTTGCTTTGTATTTGATCGAAAAATACGATCTGAGAGGAAAGCTTTGCCATTATTCCACCGGCGATGGATTGAATAAGATCAAGGCCGCAAAAAAGAAGGGATTGAAGATCACCTGCGAAGTGACTCCGACTCATTTGTTTTTTGATAAGTCGATGTTAACCGCCGAGAATCGACATTGGTTTCAGATGAACCCGCCTCTGAGAGATAAGAAAGACCGGGAAAAAATGCTCGAAGGAATCAAAGAAGGTTGGATCGATTATTTGGCCACCGATCACGCTCCTCACAGCATAGAAGAAAAACAAAAAGGAACCAGTGGAATCTCACAATTGGATACATATTCACTTTTTGTAACATGGTTGATTCTCAAAGAAGGTGTGGATTTAAAAACGATCGCAAGAATCTGCGCAAAAAATCCGGGAGACTTTGTAAACGAGTATCTTCCAAAAAAATACGGAAAAGGATTTGGAAAAATCGAACCGGGATACGCCGCAAACTTTACGGTCCTCAATTTGAAACAATCGAAAACATTTCAAAAAAAAGAGATCAAAAGTAAATCGGCCTGGTCCCCGTTTGAAAACTTTACATTTCCAGGTTCCCTAGAGGCCGTTTATTTTATGGGGAAGTCTGTAAAATCATAA